In the genome of Bradyrhizobium ottawaense, the window CTGGCCGCCGGAGGTCATCAACGATTTCGGCAATCTCGGCTTTGTCCGACCTGCTGGCATCGTGTTTCTCAGCAACTTATTCGCATGGATGAGCGCTCATCAAACCAAAATCACGCTCACCAACCTCAGGGGCAAACGCCGTCAGGTTTCTGGACGACTCCCTGTTCTTCGAGCAGCATTGCGGCGCAAAGTTTCGCCCGGATGCCTCACCACGGTCGACAACGCGACCACTGATGAGGATCGCTCATCAGCGATTGCCATGGCTGGCTGGAACACAACCTTGCTCCTTGGCTGGCTGCGCGCCTGTCGATCTCTCCCGCGAGCGGCGTGTACAACCGGCCGGTAGCCGCCATGCCCATCTGATCGCGGGCATCTGGACCGGGTTCAAGGGCGACCGGGGCACCAAGTCCAAGCCGGCCCCCGGCCCTCACCTCGTTTATGGCTTCCTGACGACCGATGAGGAGCGCGACGTATGGATGCGCGCGCCGCGGGATGAAGCAAAGGCATTGCAGCGGCCGTTGCCGGATGATGCGCTGAAGATCGTGATGCGCGGCGCGGATAAGGAAGATCAGCCAACAGCAGGGTAGCGATGCTTTAGCGCCGCAATCGGTATGGTGTTATGGGGACAAGAGGTCTGATGTTGTTCAAATCGCCAACAACGGCCGTGCTCATCATCAGCGCACGCCGATGGCCGAAGCGTTGCATTTCTGCAGGGCGCGGCGTTCGGCATTGCTGCGAACTGCCCGAAACTTCATCTGTATACGAAAGCAATCGCTCAATCGAAAAACGGTATCCGAGGAGTTCGCCAAGGCAACGCAAAGGAATTTGCAGAGGGCGCGTTTCTGTTCCACGAATTGCTAACTGGCGGAAAAGGAGACGAATGTGATGGCGGCTCGTGCACCTGCGATAACGTATGCGGCCTTCGCCCCGGTACATGCTACTTCGTGATTGAACCGTCGGAGGTAAAGCCCTGAGTCCGCAATGCTTTAAGGCAGCACCTTGACGAGATTGGCCCGCTTGCGTGCAGCCAGCTCGACAGCAGCATCGCGCGCCGCTTTGAATGTCATCACTTCCGCTGGCGCGTGCTCATGATCCTTCTCGATCATGGATGAAGCCGCCAAGGAAGCTCGATCTTAGTCAGCTTTTCGCAAGCTGCTCCTGCTAGCATGAAGAGGATAGGTCATCTAGGCGACGCCGCTATCCGGGTGTTACGACATGAACGCAGACGCAGCCGATATCAATGCAACAGCGTCGCAGGTTGGCGCCCCCTCCGACACCGCCGAGAACGGCGGCGATGACACGCGTGCAGCGCTACTGCGCCGAGCATTCGAAAAGGCTCTCGTTTCCGTCGCGACGCAAGTCATAAGCGATTCGCAGTCGGATATGGATGAGGCCATGAGCGAGCTTGATGATGGATGAGCCGATGGTCGGCGCCAGATAGCGATACGGCCGCCTGGTGATTGAATCGAAGACGTGCCAAGTGAGACTTTGGCACACGCCAGCAGTTAGATGCGCATTCTATGATCTTTCAGGTCCGCTGCGAACTGCTCCGCGAATCCGAATGCACCTGGATCTTTTTGGCAGCGGGCTGCTGCGACGTCCCTTTGGCGTCCCCAACAGCAGACTTTGACGGAAATGGTGATGCTCAAAGCCATGGCGCCTCCGGCTTCGTGAGAGGATGATGGATGTTCTGGGAGCGCAAGGGTTCACGCCCGGCTTGGTAGGCTAAAGACAGGCAGGGCTCAACGCGAAACAGTGGCTTATGCTTTTGAGCCGAGGGTAGATCGCGCCGCCGAGGCCGTCCCCAATCCAATCTACGATCTTGGCCGGGATTTTCGCTGCGACGCCTGCATCTGCAGGACGTTGACGTGCAGACAGACCTGAGAGCACCGTTCCCGTGCAGCGCCTCCATCGCCGGCAACGCGCCGCAGCAATTCTAGCCGGGTAGCCGGGTCTGGAGGCCCTCCGCCCGTTTGTCGGCGCCAAGGCTGCGATTGCCAAGACAATCTGGCTGTTACCGTCGATCCTAAATCGATAGATCGCCAAGCTGCCCTTCTCGCGGCCGTTTGGCGAAAATGAAAGGCGGGCGCTAGCGCCCGCTTCCACGAGTTTCCGACATCCCCGGGATCAGGCCTCATGCCGGCTGTGCATCGCGACCGAAAATGCGCCGGAACATGGCCTCGCGCATCATCGTCTTGAAATCCGGCGGCGCATCCGGGTTCTCATTGTGGTTGATCACCGACTGCGTCACCTTGCGTCCGGAGTTGTCAACCCACCCCTGATTTGTCTCATGGATTGTCTGAGCTCCATCGGACGTCAGCTGATCAAGCGTTCGCCCAGCATTAGACTGCGTGACCTTCAGATTGTTTTTCCCATCCTTGTCGTCGCCGAGTCCCTCCACAACCATGGCATTGTCGCCGTTGGTGATGGTGAGCTTCGAGGAGATGGTTTTTCCCTTGCCATAATCGACCGTGTCCACCGTAATCTTCGTGCCGTCGTCGAGCTGGAAGGTCATACCTTTCTTGAAGTCGAAATCGTCCTTGCCGTCGCCATTAGCATCGACGTGAGGATCGCCGTGGATCCTCGAGACATGGCCGGTCTGGTTGTTCCTAACGGTCCAGGTGCCGTCCTTCTCATCGGCTGTGATCGTATACTTATCACCAAGGTTGATCGTCGCCTTGCCGTCCTTGACCTCGTGCGACCACACTGGCGCTGGCTGAGATGACGGCGCTGGCGTCTGAGCGACGGCAAACGGAACCATCGCAAGAGGCGGCGGTGGAGGAGGAACGAAGAACACGGGTGTTGCACTGGCAGGCGTTGCGCTTGCAGACTGGTAGTTGCCCGGCGCGCGACCCTGTTCGCCGGCATCGATACTCGCCTGATTCACCACGCCGCCGGCGCCATCGACCCAGCCTTGGCCGCTCTCATGGATCGTCTGGGCACCATCGGGTGTCAGCTCATCAAGAGTCATGCCAGCGTTGGACTGAGTCACCCTCAGATTGTTTTTGCCATCCTTGTCGTCGCCGAGCCCCTCCACAACCATCGCGTTGTGGCCGTTCGTAATGGTCAGCCTTGAGGAGATGGTCTCACCATTACCGTAGTCGACATTATTGACGGTAATCTTGGTCCCATCGTCGAGCTGGAAGGTCATATCTTTCTTGAAGTCGAAGTCATCCTTGCCGTCCCCGTTAGCGTCAACATGGGGATCGCCATGGATCTTCGTGACATGGCCGGTCTGGTTGTTGCGGACGGTCCAGGTGCCATCCTTCTCATTGGCTGTGATCGTATATTTGTCGCCGAGGTTGATCGTGGCCTTGCCATCCTTGACCTCATGCGTCCATACCGGATCGACGGAAGGCTCCGAACCCGAACTTTGCTGGCTCAACAGCATGAAAGGAGGAGGCGGAGCCATCATGTACACGGGAGCAGCCACGACTGAAGTGACGACCGCCGGAGCCACGACAGCGGTTGTGACGCCACCTGCAGGAACGACCACCGGAGCGACAACGACGGCAGCGCCTGCCGGCAGGTACTGGTAGGCACCCGGCGTGACATACTGTCCCAACAGTGTGCTGAAAGCTGGGCTGGCAACCACCCCCTCTGACCCCACCCCATTCACCGTCGAATCGAGTGCGCCGACCACGGGGAGACCGGCCACGGGAAGATACGCCATTTAGTTCACTCCTGATTGCATCGAAGAAAGCGGTAAAACTGCGAGCGTTATGCGCACATCAACAGGAAGCATTTCAGGCCGCACCCTTGGCCCGATGGTGAGCGAATGAATGCCTCTCGCCACCAGCCCCGGCAGCCTCGATGAGCCCCCTCTCTCATCACCTTCGCAGCGGCTCGGCGCGAGCATATCGCGCCCATCGAACTCGCAGGGACTCTACCTGCAGCACCTGTCGAAAAGCTGACGACAATGAACCACCGACTGAGCATCGCAACCCTCGTAGCATCCGAGGGGTGCGGATCGCATGGTTGCTCGCGGCGGCCGGCCGTCACGACGGACCATCTCAGGCAACTATCGACGCCCGCCGATCACATGTGATACGTCGCTTCGTTAACATCGATCGACTGTCCGATGTCGGCTGCGCCGATCGGTCCTGTTGCATGCGAGATTCACGCCGCTTGCTCTTGATGCAACAATCATCGGGACCGAGAGGCATATCATTCTGTCGATAAGTGACGCGGTCGCCGCAATTCCGCCAGTCACTCCAGCGGATCTGGGAAGCAGCATTCCAACCGCTCCGGCCACGCCGCTATTGCCGCCAGCGGCGATCCGAAGATTCCGGACGCGATCTGTGGGGATACCGGCGATCACACCAACAGCCTCTACAGCATCAGCGCGCGGCCCTAACCAGGCTACCGCCCCACGCCATGAGTCTCCAAAGACTTCAGATTGGATGACTCAGCGCTGATCGACAAACGCCACAGCCAACCTGTTGGCCGATCGATCCAAGTGCGCGCCTGACCGCGCACGTAGGTCAGAATTTCGCTGCTAGCCTCACTAGCTAGGGTCCAGACTCAATTGAGCCAATATGCGACGAGAGCGGCGAGATGAACAGCGGCCAAAAAATTACGGGCGAGCTTGTCATATCGCGTGGCGATGCGCCGGAAGTCCTTGAGCCTGCAAAAGCAGCGTTCGATGACATTTCGTCCTTTGTAGGCGCGTTTGTTGAAGCGATGGATGACGACACGGTTAGATTTATTGGGGATTACGGGCTTGGCGCCACGACGAATGATTTCGCCGCGAAGCTTGTCGCCATCATACCCTTTGTCGGCGAGGAGCACGCTCATGGGTGGCGCGAGCGCCAGGACATCGGGAGCCGCAGCGATATCGGCATCCTGGCCTGGAGTCAGATGCAGGACGACCGGCCGGCAGAGCGGATCGCTCAGCGCATGGATTTTTGTCGTGCGGCCTCCGCGCGAGCGGCCGATTGCTTGATTGTGCTCCCCCCTTTTCCGCCGGAGGCACACCGGTGAGCTTTAATCGAGGTCGAGTCGAGCGACAGTACGACGCCGTCTTCGCCAGGCTTGGCCAGCGCTTCGAAGATTGCGCACCATCGTCCTCGCTTGGCCCAGCGATTGAAGCGATTGTAGATCGTCGTGTAAGGGCCGTATTCACGTGGACAATCACGCCATCGTGCACCCGATTGCAGCATGTGAATGATGCCGCTGACGATGCGTCGGTCGTCGTCCCGATCCGGCCCCGTCAGTCCCCTCGGCAGATGCGGTTCGATACGCGCCCATTGCCTGTCGTTCAGCCAAAACAAACCAGCGCGCATTCTCTCGCCCCCGAATCAACACGTAGGCAAGAGAATCACGTGGCGCTATTTAGGTACAGACCCTAGGTGAGGTTGCAGCTGCCGGCAGGTGATGGGCTGCTGCAAAGGATCGACCTAATCACCCCGACCGAGACTCGTCAGCTTCTCGAAAGGTAGCCCGCCTAGCGTGAGGCTGCTGAACTCTAGGCGAGCACGTCTATTGAGACGTAACAAGACGAGCATAGGAGAAAGCGATGGCCGCCGAAAACAAGAACGCCGGCAAAACGGACAACGTACAGCCCAAGACCGTTGGTCTCGGCAAGAGCGCCGAACTGAGCCTGAGAAGTCTGGGGGGCGAGCACCGTCTTTCTTTCTATTCCTGCCCCTCGTATCGTCGGCCCGCCCGACGTAGCAGGCCACAACTAACGACTATCATAAAGAAAGGTGAATAGACATGGCGGTTAATAGTGTTGGCGGTAACGGCGCCGCTCCTGCTACCCAGCAGACCCAGGATGCCGGTTTCCAGAACCAGATGGCTGAGTTCGAGCGTGTTAGCCAAAAAGTTCAGGCCCAGGCCGTGGCAATGCGCAGAATTACGACCGAGCTCTCTTCTGAGAAGAAGGTCGCCGACGAGCGCGTCCAATAAGTCTGCCAAGACGGCGGCTCAGCGCGTCGCTACCGGATCCGCGCAGTGAATGACGAACTCCGGAAGAGCCGTGCGGCAACTGCCGTACGGCTTATCTCGTTATTC includes:
- a CDS encoding DUF1521 domain-containing protein, producing the protein MAYLPVAGLPVVGALDSTVNGVGSEGVVASPAFSTLLGQYVTPGAYQYLPAGAAVVVAPVVVPAGGVTTAVVAPAVVTSVVAAPVYMMAPPPPFMLLSQQSSGSEPSVDPVWTHEVKDGKATINLGDKYTITANEKDGTWTVRNNQTGHVTKIHGDPHVDANGDGKDDFDFKKDMTFQLDDGTKITVNNVDYGNGETISSRLTITNGHNAMVVEGLGDDKDGKNNLRVTQSNAGMTLDELTPDGAQTIHESGQGWVDGAGGVVNQASIDAGEQGRAPGNYQSASATPASATPVFFVPPPPPPLAMVPFAVAQTPAPSSQPAPVWSHEVKDGKATINLGDKYTITADEKDGTWTVRNNQTGHVSRIHGDPHVDANGDGKDDFDFKKGMTFQLDDGTKITVDTVDYGKGKTISSKLTITNGDNAMVVEGLGDDKDGKNNLKVTQSNAGRTLDQLTSDGAQTIHETNQGWVDNSGRKVTQSVINHNENPDAPPDFKTMMREAMFRRIFGRDAQPA
- a CDS encoding IS5 family transposase (programmed frameshift), which encodes MRAGLFWLNDRQWARIEPHLPRGLTGPDRDDDRRIVSGIIHMLQSGARWRDCPREYGPYTTIYNRFNRWAKRGRWCAIFEALAKPGEDGVVLSLDSTSIKAHRCASGGKGGSTNQAIGRSRGGRTTKIHALSDPLCRPVVLHLTPGQDADIAAAPDVLALAPPMSVLLADKGYDGDKLRGEIIRRGAKPVIPNKSNRVVIHRFNKRAYKGRNVIERCFCRLKDFRRIATRYDKLARNFLAAVHLAALVAYWLN